A window of the Bufo gargarizans isolate SCDJY-AF-19 chromosome 1, ASM1485885v1, whole genome shotgun sequence genome harbors these coding sequences:
- the RBM23 gene encoding probable RNA-binding protein 23 isoform X2 codes for MYQEEISNKELKERESRSRSGKNGSHSSSSRKSRTLSRDRRRSRSRSRERHRRRSSRHRSHERRYRSRSGGRGYRSRSRDRSHRRERSRHYSPGRRYTRSKSRSPRHKEKSPLRKPEPNLTPEERDARTVFCMQLAARIRTRDLEDFFSAVGKVRDVRIISDRNSRRSKGIAYVEFVDIQSVPLAIGLTGQRLLGVPIIVQVSQAEKNRLAAMASNLQRCNTGPMRLYVGSLHFNITEEMLTGIFEPFGKIEHIQLLREPDTGRSKGYGFITFVDAECARRALEQLNGFELAGRPMKVGLVTDRADGNTDPSFLDNDDLERSGIDLGATGRLQLMAKLAEGTGLQIPLAAQAALQLNGAIPLTALNPALSALSPALSLATQPISTQYIPLSQLFNLQSM; via the exons ATGTATCAG GAAGAAATTTCAAACAAAGAGTTAAAGGAGCGAGAAAGCAGGAGCCGTTCTGGCAAAAATGGCAGCCACAGTAGCAGCAG CAGAAAAAGTCGAACTCTGAGTCGTGATCGACGTAGAAG CCGTAGTCGGAGCAGGGAGAGACACAGAAGGAGGAGCAGCAGGCATAGAAGTCATGAACGTCGATACAGAAGCCGTAGCGGAGGCAGGGGGTACAGATCTAGGAGCCGTGATCGGAGCCACCGCCGTGAACGTTCCAGGCACTACAGTCCTGG GCGACGTTATACACGCAGTAAGAGTCGCAGTCCCCGGCACAAAGAAAAGAGCCCTCTCAG GAAACCTGAACCTAATTTGACTCCAGAAGAACGGGATGCCCGGACAGTGTTCTGTATGCAGCTGGCTGCGCGCATTCGTACACGAGACTTGGAAGACTTTTTTTCAGCCGTTGGAAAA GTACGTGATGTAAGGATAATTTCCGACAGAAACTCGCGCAGGTCAAAGGGCATAGCGTATGTCGAATTTGTTGACATCCAGTCTGTGCCTCTCGCTATTGGGCTAACTGGACAAAGGTTGCTGGGTGTGCCTATCATTGTGCAGGTTTCACAG GCTGAAAAGAATCGCCTGGCTGCCATGGCCAGTAATCTCCAGAGGTGTAACACTGGACCCATGCGTCTGTATGTAGGATCTTTACATTTTAACATCACAGAAGAAATGTTGACGGGAATATTTGAACCTTTTGGAAAG ATTGAGCATATACAGCTTCTGAGAGAACCTGATACTGGACGGTCCAAAGGATATGGTTTTATAACT TTTGTAGATGCAGAGTGTGCTCGTCGGGCTCTGGAACAGCTGAATGGATTTGAACTGGCTGGTCGACCAATGAAGGTTGGTCTCGTGACAGACAGAGCAGATGGCAATACTGACCCCTCATTCCTTGATAATGATGACCTGGAGCGCAGTGGTATTGATCTGGGTGCAACTGGGCGATTGCAGCTTATGGCTAAATTGGCAGAAG GTACAGGTCTGCAGATACCTCTTGCTGCCCAGGCTGCTCTTCAGCTTAATGGAGCTATTCCGCTGACTGCCTTGAATCCTGCCCTTTCAG CTCTCAGCCCTGCCCTCAGCTTGGCAACACAGCCCATCTCCACACAGTACATCCCGCTTTCACAGCTCTTCAACTTGCAATCTAT GTAA
- the RBM23 gene encoding probable RNA-binding protein 23 isoform X1, with protein MASDDYDIVIEAMLEAPYQSQETEEEISNKELKERESRSRSGKNGSHSSSSRKSRTLSRDRRRSRSRSRERHRRRSSRHRSHERRYRSRSGGRGYRSRSRDRSHRRERSRHYSPGRRYTRSKSRSPRHKEKSPLRKPEPNLTPEERDARTVFCMQLAARIRTRDLEDFFSAVGKVRDVRIISDRNSRRSKGIAYVEFVDIQSVPLAIGLTGQRLLGVPIIVQVSQAEKNRLAAMASNLQRCNTGPMRLYVGSLHFNITEEMLTGIFEPFGKIEHIQLLREPDTGRSKGYGFITFVDAECARRALEQLNGFELAGRPMKVGLVTDRADGNTDPSFLDNDDLERSGIDLGATGRLQLMAKLAEGTGLQIPLAAQAALQLNGAIPLTALNPALSALSPALSLATQPISTQYIPLSQLFNLQSM; from the exons ATGGCTTCTGACGACTATGATATTGTGATAGAAGCAATGCTGGAAGCTCCCTATCAAAGCCAAGAGACCGAG GAAGAAATTTCAAACAAAGAGTTAAAGGAGCGAGAAAGCAGGAGCCGTTCTGGCAAAAATGGCAGCCACAGTAGCAGCAG CAGAAAAAGTCGAACTCTGAGTCGTGATCGACGTAGAAG CCGTAGTCGGAGCAGGGAGAGACACAGAAGGAGGAGCAGCAGGCATAGAAGTCATGAACGTCGATACAGAAGCCGTAGCGGAGGCAGGGGGTACAGATCTAGGAGCCGTGATCGGAGCCACCGCCGTGAACGTTCCAGGCACTACAGTCCTGG GCGACGTTATACACGCAGTAAGAGTCGCAGTCCCCGGCACAAAGAAAAGAGCCCTCTCAG GAAACCTGAACCTAATTTGACTCCAGAAGAACGGGATGCCCGGACAGTGTTCTGTATGCAGCTGGCTGCGCGCATTCGTACACGAGACTTGGAAGACTTTTTTTCAGCCGTTGGAAAA GTACGTGATGTAAGGATAATTTCCGACAGAAACTCGCGCAGGTCAAAGGGCATAGCGTATGTCGAATTTGTTGACATCCAGTCTGTGCCTCTCGCTATTGGGCTAACTGGACAAAGGTTGCTGGGTGTGCCTATCATTGTGCAGGTTTCACAG GCTGAAAAGAATCGCCTGGCTGCCATGGCCAGTAATCTCCAGAGGTGTAACACTGGACCCATGCGTCTGTATGTAGGATCTTTACATTTTAACATCACAGAAGAAATGTTGACGGGAATATTTGAACCTTTTGGAAAG ATTGAGCATATACAGCTTCTGAGAGAACCTGATACTGGACGGTCCAAAGGATATGGTTTTATAACT TTTGTAGATGCAGAGTGTGCTCGTCGGGCTCTGGAACAGCTGAATGGATTTGAACTGGCTGGTCGACCAATGAAGGTTGGTCTCGTGACAGACAGAGCAGATGGCAATACTGACCCCTCATTCCTTGATAATGATGACCTGGAGCGCAGTGGTATTGATCTGGGTGCAACTGGGCGATTGCAGCTTATGGCTAAATTGGCAGAAG GTACAGGTCTGCAGATACCTCTTGCTGCCCAGGCTGCTCTTCAGCTTAATGGAGCTATTCCGCTGACTGCCTTGAATCCTGCCCTTTCAG CTCTCAGCCCTGCCCTCAGCTTGGCAACACAGCCCATCTCCACACAGTACATCCCGCTTTCACAGCTCTTCAACTTGCAATCTAT GTAA